TTGCCTTGCCAGTCTTCCGATAATAATCCGGCTACTTATCAGTGTTCTATTGTCAGATACCAATGCTAGCGTGGCATTTGCTATATTTGCAATCACATAGTTTCGTCCTAGCTGACTATCAAGCCATCTCCATCGTTCCATATTCGCGAGAACCCGCCATTCCAGGCTTTGAAGGTTACGGTTTTGGGGAAGGTCACTGTGATGTTCTTGTAGCCACTTTGCGAGTCTTTGATAGCCGGGGTTCTGCGGGGCAAATAGCTCTAGTTTGGCTTCAAAATAGGGGCTTGGTACCAAGTCTGAAAGAATCGATAAAGGTAGCTTGCGCCTTGTCAAGGACCGCCAGTTTGAGTCTACTTTACGGGGATCTATTCCACCAAAACGTAAATGATGAGCCAAAGATATGGCGAGGTCCGCAACAAGAATGGACTCTTGCATGCTAACCCGATCACTTTTCTTAGCTTTGCTTTCAAGACGTTTTAGATAAACGAAAGAGCGATACTTAGCAATATCGATACCGTGTCTGTTTCCGATTCGGCGCATGATGGGAATCTGAGACAGATTGTATTTAGCAAGGGTTTGGTAGTTATTAGGGAATCTAGAAATGAACATCTTTATGTGAGGGCTATAGTTAAGAAGGAGCTCAGTTTTGGATAGACTATCAAGCCATAGATTTTGCTGGATTTTGTCATTCGAGCTGGTGGCACATGACAGTAATTGTAGGGCAAGCATGAAAGAGAGTGCAGATCGAAACACCCAAGACTCCTTTGGGGGATAAACTTAAATTTGACACTTGATACCATTGATAGTCGTTCGCGCAAACCCTGCTATTGGTAGCTCTATCGGCCCTGGCTCGAAGCGGGGCGCCATCCAAGGCCTTCACGGAGAAACACCGTGTAATTTCTATTCCTTAGGATCTCATAGAATGCGAACCGTACCCCCCTGATATAGATCACTAGGACAAAATGGTCTAGCCAAAAATGGATGACCTGTCGCTCAGGAGAGTTTTGCCACAACATCTCT
The window above is part of the Pseudobacteriovorax antillogorgiicola genome. Proteins encoded here:
- a CDS encoding L,D-transpeptidase family protein encodes the protein MFRSALSFMLALQLLSCATSSNDKIQQNLWLDSLSKTELLLNYSPHIKMFISRFPNNYQTLAKYNLSQIPIMRRIGNRHGIDIAKYRSFVYLKRLESKAKKSDRVSMQESILVADLAISLAHHLRFGGIDPRKVDSNWRSLTRRKLPLSILSDLVPSPYFEAKLELFAPQNPGYQRLAKWLQEHHSDLPQNRNLQSLEWRVLANMERWRWLDSQLGRNYVIANIANATLALVSDNRTLISSRIIIGRLARQTPVFSSKIDSIVRHPNWTVPKTIWTQDILPKVQSDPTYLDRFDFRLFEKESRQLRPLKNDQFLQMTKDQQESLVAIQTYGPSNPLGDVKINFENGYQVYLHDSPNRDLFSSKQTALSSGCIRVQKATELAQHLTLLGGREWLELPEEKRHMTQQLKYPIPIHIVYFTVWIDDSGRLYQVKDLYRRDTLMASLLIHADVDLKR